Proteins encoded in a region of the Candidatus Eisenbacteria bacterium genome:
- a CDS encoding site-specific DNA-methyltransferase produces METLPDESVDLVMTSPPFALLRQKDYGNVPDHEYIAWFTPFAKEIQRILKPTGSFVLDIGGTWNKGEPTRSVYHYDLAVQLVRHGFFLAQEFFWFNPAKLPSPAEWVTVRRIRVKDAVNMVWWFSKTTKPKATNRKVLTPYSESMKALLKNGYNKGLRPSGHDISDNFSKDNGGAIPSNLLAIPNTESNTLYQRRCKECGIKAHPARYPAGLPDFFVKMLTDPGDLVLDPFGGSNMTGQVCEADGRRWISCDLDPEYVTASMFRFDGKIVSKTIALPRPKLKVVKKTA; encoded by the coding sequence ATGGAGACGCTTCCCGACGAGAGCGTCGATCTGGTGATGACCTCGCCGCCGTTCGCGCTCCTGCGTCAGAAGGACTACGGAAACGTCCCCGACCACGAGTACATCGCCTGGTTCACGCCGTTCGCGAAAGAGATCCAGCGTATCCTGAAGCCCACCGGGAGCTTCGTACTCGACATTGGCGGGACTTGGAACAAGGGTGAGCCCACACGCTCGGTCTACCATTACGACCTCGCGGTCCAGCTCGTGCGCCACGGCTTCTTTCTGGCACAGGAGTTCTTCTGGTTTAACCCGGCCAAGCTGCCCAGCCCGGCTGAGTGGGTGACGGTCCGGCGAATCCGCGTGAAGGACGCTGTCAACATGGTCTGGTGGTTCTCGAAGACCACGAAGCCGAAGGCGACGAACCGCAAGGTGCTGACGCCGTACAGCGAGTCGATGAAGGCCCTCCTCAAGAATGGCTACAACAAGGGCCTGCGTCCTTCTGGCCACGATATCTCCGATAACTTTTCGAAGGACAACGGCGGCGCGATCCCGTCCAACCTCCTGGCCATTCCGAACACGGAGAGCAACACGCTTTACCAACGACGGTGTAAGGAGTGCGGCATCAAGGCACATCCGGCGCGGTACCCCGCGGGACTGCCTGACTTCTTCGTGAAGATGCTCACGGATCCGGGCGATCTGGTGCTCGATCCGTTCGGGGGCTCGAACATGACCGGCCAGGTGTGTGAGGCCGATGGTCGGCGCTGGATCTCCTGCGACCTCGATCCTGAATACGTCACCGCGTCCATGTTCCGCTTCGACGGGAAGATCGTTTCGAAAACGATTGCGCTCCCACGGCCGAAGCTCAAGGTCGTCAAGAAGACCGCTTAA